The Clostridium beijerinckii genomic sequence ACTTTCAGTATAAATGAATCTTACTAATTAATTCGATATTTTTCATTCGAAGATGTCCCAAACATTCTATATAAATTTCAATGATAAACTGCTATTATATTTAAATAGATAACTAAATATTTATAATCTAAATTAGAAATATGATAATGAAATTTATATAATAAGGAGCGTTTTCAAATCATGAATGTATATCGTGAGTATGTAATTCCAGAATCGGATGACATTGAAAGATTACTCAAAACAAAAATGACTCGATTAGCACACCTGCTATATACCTTTGCTCCACAGGATGGTGTTTTAGATCTGCCAATCTCTGGTCTGTCTATCGTTCGCTATTCAGGAACAGAGATAGATTGTCCAAAGACTTTCTATTTACCTTCTTTAAGTATTGTTGCCCAAGGAGCAAGGTCTATCTCAATAGGTCACGAGACATACAAGCTTGATAAATCACAAATGTTAATGAATCCAATCACTCTGCCAATTTCTCTGCAAACTATGAAGGCAACTAAATCTGAGCCTCTCCTTATTATAAGGCTGGATCTTAATCCCGAGAGGATTGCTGAGATTGTTCCGAAAGTATATTCTCATGGTCTGCCTGAAATAAAACAGTGGCGTGCTGGACATGTTATGAATGCAGATATAAGCATTATTGATGCAATGATAAGGCTTTTGGAGTGCTTGCAGAAACCAGGAGATGTAGAATTCATTGCACCACTGATTATGGATGAAATTCTAATTCGCCTACTTCGCAGTTCTGCTGGAGTTCATGTTGCAGCCATGGGATTTGCAGACTCAGGAGTACATCAAGTGTCAGAAGCAATAGCTTGGCTTCGTAAAAATTTTTCTCAGGCAGTTAAAGTTTCAGACTTAGCCAAACTGACACATATGAGTGAATCCTCTTTCTATAATCATTTTAAAGCGGTCACTTCGATGTCCCCTATGCAATATCAAAAAGCTCTGCGTCTACATGAAGCGAGGAGTCTAATGCTGTCCCAACGCATGGATGTGACCACTGCCAGCGGAATGGTAGGTTATGTTAGTAATTCTCAATTTAGCCGAGATTACAGCGCTTTTTATGGAGCTCCCCCTAGAAAAGATATAGGAAGACTATACAGACGAAGCCCAAAAATATATTAATCTAAAATATAGCTTTGAGTTTATAGTGATTGATATGATTTTTGATCCACAAAAAAGAGACTCCAATCACTGCTTTATCATGCCTGCTGCCTATGAGCTTGCGGGCTTTCCTTATATTAATGAAGAATATACTGCTGGTTTAACACCCTCAGTTTTCTAATGTGGCTGAGAAATAATAAAGATCTGGAGAATAAGGCAAAAAGATAATTGAAAAAGGCAAATATTCTTGTTATGTAACATTTATAATTAATTTAGTCTTTGAACCGGTACTAGCCTATCATCTTGGCATGTCATGCTGGTTCGAATACTCTTTTAATTTTGAATTGATATTAGGAGGTAATAAAAATGAAAGTTATGGCTTTTGTAGGCAGTGCAAGAAAGGACGGAAATACTTCAAAAATAGTTGATGCCATTTGTTCGGGCATTAAGAAAAATGGACATGAAGTTGAAACTTATAATTTAGCAGAACTTGATAATAAAGGCTGCAGGGCTTGTGGTTTATGTCAAGCAAATAAAGTGGAATATTGTTCTATTAACGACAAGATGACTGAACTTTTACCTAAGATAGCTGATGCTGATTGCATTATAGTTGGAACACCAGTCTATATGGTGCACGTGAGCGGTTATACAAAAAATTTCCTAGATAGACTATTTACGTTTTTTGTGGAATCCAATCATACCACAAGACTTTTACCAGGAAAAAAGTATATAACTGTTACATGTAGCGGTGCACCTGCTGAAGCATTTAAAAATGTTACAGAATATCTTAGTCAAATTTTTGGCGACTATAGTCAAATGGTGAATTCAGGTAATATCATCGCAGGAAACTTGCACAGTAAGGATGATATTCTTAGTCAACAAGAAATTTTTAACCAAGCTGAGGAAATAGGACAAAAACTAAACTAATTGTTGTAAAACAAAAGAAAATCACTATACCATCCAGGTACGGTGAAACTTCTAGCCACGTTTAAAACAGGCAGCACCTTATTCTTGCAGGAAATGTTTGTTTCTCCCGAAGCATCGCGGAGAAGCAAACAACTTTCCCATAAACATTTTTCAAAAGATTAATGAGTCCGATAATAGCTCATTAAATTTATATATATATGTTGCAATTCACAATGCACATTTCAAAATTACGGCTAAAATTCTTTCAATATTTTTAGAATTATGATGAAGAATTATTTTTGCAATATATATGCAATAAATACATTAGGGATTATATTTTAGCAGTTTCTCATGACAATTATCTTTAATGCAATCATAGGTATATGTAGCAATCGAAACAGAAAAGTGCATATCCTTATTTTTTTCTTCTTTCTAAAAATGTAACATCTACAAAAGCTAAACCAAAAGATAAACCCACTGCATGAGAAGCAGCATTAAGTAGGTCCACATTAGGACTTTTAAAGATGTAATCGAAAACGCAATTAAGTGCAAAAAATGTTGCAAACATAATGACAAATTTAATTAATACTTTTCTAAGATGATCCCATTTCAGTTTTCTTGCATTAAATAAAGTAATTATAGGCACATACAATAACATAAATAGAGCAAACACAGCATAGCCAATCACAAATTTTGAAGCCATACCATTATCTATGTTGCTATAAACAATAATACATGTAATTATTGTACATATAAAAAATATTGAATAAATAACTTTGTTAAAGAGTAAAGCTTTACTCATATAATACACCCCAATACTCTATATTAAGACCATTAATTTACTATAACGAGTAAGTTATAGAATATTTCTGTAAAATCCACTTTTAATTTCTGCTTTAAAAATTATTATATAGTGTTACAAGCTTATTATTTACTAGAGAATCCTACAATTTCTATTGAAGCTCTGGTTCATCTCCTACTATTTTATAGCTACGTTCTTCAACAACTGTTCCATCTGATTTCGTTTCTTTAAAAGTGATTACATCATATCCATCAGCGCTTTTACTTTGAGATGTTTCATAAATTAGCCTTACACCATTTTCAATACGCTCTTTTGTTCCTATCCAATAAGGACAGTGATTTAGAAATGAATCATTCTTCCCCCAGTATACAAATAGTTTATTTTCTGCTGTAACATTAATATTAGGACGTTTCTTTTCAACATATTTT encodes the following:
- a CDS encoding AraC family transcriptional regulator, which gives rise to MNVYREYVIPESDDIERLLKTKMTRLAHLLYTFAPQDGVLDLPISGLSIVRYSGTEIDCPKTFYLPSLSIVAQGARSISIGHETYKLDKSQMLMNPITLPISLQTMKATKSEPLLIIRLDLNPERIAEIVPKVYSHGLPEIKQWRAGHVMNADISIIDAMIRLLECLQKPGDVEFIAPLIMDEILIRLLRSSAGVHVAAMGFADSGVHQVSEAIAWLRKNFSQAVKVSDLAKLTHMSESSFYNHFKAVTSMSPMQYQKALRLHEARSLMLSQRMDVTTASGMVGYVSNSQFSRDYSAFYGAPPRKDIGRLYRRSPKIY
- a CDS encoding flavodoxin family protein, with amino-acid sequence MAFVGSARKDGNTSKIVDAICSGIKKNGHEVETYNLAELDNKGCRACGLCQANKVEYCSINDKMTELLPKIADADCIIVGTPVYMVHVSGYTKNFLDRLFTFFVESNHTTRLLPGKKYITVTCSGAPAEAFKNVTEYLSQIFGDYSQMVNSGNIIAGNLHSKDDILSQQEIFNQAEEIGQKLN